A section of the Dermacoccus nishinomiyaensis genome encodes:
- a CDS encoding nucleotidyl transferase AbiEii/AbiGii toxin family protein translates to MSTPSPRPQTPQALRRSLDAKLRAEARAQGANITHVRKQYVFTLLFKRLFHDADGSWALVGGNALLLRTGGGRFTDDVDLTYTQTWEDAEQLRTELTRLASHDLGDGFTFRFTRADNRRQPDDFGYGTTSAKVAADALLAGKVFETFTLDIALKRHVQDPVDYVPARPVIEHPTLDDLPRVPVVHIESHLADKICAMYETHHGGKPSTRYRDLADIVRIVTNLPIDAARLPQTLEREAGRRHLELPSQLISPHEQWQRAYPDAAKKFSEFPAEYQSLEASLARAAQCLAPVLSREVLAGTWDPHTRIWIDA, encoded by the coding sequence ATGAGCACCCCCTCGCCGCGCCCGCAGACGCCTCAAGCACTGCGCCGTTCTCTGGACGCCAAACTACGAGCAGAGGCGCGTGCGCAGGGCGCGAACATCACCCACGTGCGTAAGCAGTACGTCTTCACCCTGCTGTTTAAACGCCTCTTCCACGACGCGGATGGATCATGGGCCCTCGTGGGCGGCAACGCGCTACTCCTGCGCACCGGCGGCGGCCGATTCACCGACGACGTCGACCTGACCTACACCCAGACCTGGGAGGATGCCGAGCAGCTGCGCACCGAACTCACCCGCCTCGCCTCCCACGACCTAGGCGACGGGTTCACATTCCGCTTCACCCGGGCCGACAACCGCCGCCAGCCCGACGACTTCGGCTACGGCACCACCAGCGCCAAAGTCGCAGCCGACGCTCTGCTCGCGGGCAAGGTCTTCGAGACCTTCACTCTGGACATCGCCCTCAAACGCCACGTGCAAGACCCGGTTGACTACGTGCCCGCGCGCCCCGTCATCGAGCACCCCACCCTCGACGACCTACCCCGCGTGCCAGTCGTGCACATCGAAAGCCACCTCGCCGACAAGATCTGCGCGATGTACGAAACCCACCACGGCGGGAAACCCTCCACCCGCTACCGCGACCTCGCCGACATCGTGCGCATCGTGACCAACCTGCCCATCGACGCCGCCCGCCTCCCGCAGACGCTCGAGCGCGAAGCCGGCCGCCGCCACCTCGAGCTGCCGTCCCAGCTCATCTCGCCTCACGAGCAGTGGCAACGCGCGTACCCAGACGCGGCGAAAAAGTTCTCCGAGTTTCCCGCCGAGTACCAGTCCCTCGAGGCATCACTCGCTCGCGCAGCGCAGTGCCTCGCCCCCGTCCTGTCACGAGAAGTCCTCGCCGGAACGTGGGACCCGCACACACGCATCTGGATCGACGCCTGA
- a CDS encoding IS110 family RNA-guided transposase, with product MTTPTLEVTAASHVVAGVDTHSDTHHVAVLDSAGRRLGDHEFPATPAGYEQLHAYVKAFGSIALIGIEGTSSYGAGLTRYLSIRDVPIREIIRPKRAPRRAGKSDPIDAYAAARQALSEPETLPHAKNSDGHTEQIRVLLATRRSAIKARVAAARQIKSLLVTAPDSIRTRWRAVSDKALIAGLAATRPSGAITSVGAATAITLRRLARRCAYLDQEITDVDEELRVLVATAAPAMIATKGYGVVTTATLLITAGANPQRMHSEGSFAALCGASPIPASSGKTTRYRLNRGGDRQANWALHQIALVRLSSDPRTKAYAARLRGTGKTKKDILRCLKRAIAREAFRLLTKPHLVPRTDDLGRVAKCWFGAFG from the coding sequence ATGACAACACCTACCCTCGAAGTCACCGCAGCCTCGCACGTCGTTGCGGGCGTCGACACCCACAGCGACACCCACCACGTCGCTGTCCTCGACTCGGCCGGCCGGCGCCTGGGCGACCACGAATTTCCCGCGACCCCGGCCGGATACGAGCAACTTCACGCCTACGTGAAAGCCTTCGGGTCCATCGCCTTGATCGGCATCGAAGGCACCAGCTCCTACGGCGCAGGCCTGACTCGCTACCTGAGCATCCGCGACGTCCCCATCCGAGAAATCATCCGGCCCAAACGCGCACCACGGCGCGCGGGCAAGTCCGACCCGATCGATGCCTACGCCGCAGCCCGGCAGGCACTGAGCGAACCCGAAACCCTCCCTCACGCGAAGAACAGCGACGGGCACACCGAGCAGATCCGCGTCCTGCTGGCCACCCGCCGCAGCGCGATCAAAGCCCGCGTCGCCGCCGCCCGCCAAATTAAGTCTCTGCTGGTCACAGCCCCCGACAGCATTCGCACGCGCTGGCGCGCGGTCAGCGACAAGGCACTCATCGCCGGCTTGGCCGCGACACGACCGTCTGGCGCCATCACGAGCGTGGGCGCTGCGACCGCGATCACGCTACGGCGCCTGGCCCGCCGGTGCGCTTACCTCGATCAAGAGATCACCGATGTCGACGAGGAACTACGCGTCCTGGTCGCTACCGCAGCGCCAGCGATGATTGCGACCAAGGGCTATGGCGTCGTGACCACCGCGACACTGTTGATCACGGCCGGAGCCAACCCGCAGCGGATGCATTCAGAAGGCTCGTTCGCCGCGCTGTGCGGGGCCAGCCCCATCCCGGCGTCCTCGGGCAAGACCACCCGCTATCGCCTCAACCGCGGTGGCGATCGGCAAGCTAACTGGGCACTCCACCAAATCGCGCTCGTCCGCCTGTCCAGCGACCCTCGCACCAAGGCTTACGCAGCTCGTCTACGCGGCACTGGGAAAACGAAGAAGGACATCCTGAGATGTTTGAAACGTGCCATTGCGCGTGAAGCCTTCCGCCTGTTGACCAAGCCCCACCTCGTGCCCCGCACCGACGACCTAGGCCGTGTTGCTAAATGCTGGTTCGGGGCCTTCGGGTGA
- a CDS encoding type IV toxin-antitoxin system AbiEi family antitoxin domain-containing protein: MKASHAVTTLEELGASQWGLITTAQAQAYGVSRVTLGRLREAGMVHPLRRGVYALPSSGQGPLQDLRAAWLATNPAVLAEDRFHRTGESFDEVVVSHLSAAAVHGLGDVMPTHHEFTTPRRRTSSHPDVVFHRRTLDADELSIVDGLLVTSIERTVTDLCSPGVDLDHFAEVVRDALAHGHVDAHRLANALTPGAKRLGFSTGAALIEECLERAGLPAPVVNTLPLWHAALVRQLQQAMPLPKMDFTALWSSTGLNALPQSQWRQLQESMQQIAAEHVRAATSDIVKQLAIPSMPHLGLAARMTPPISQRVIDDEHDAAGPAVPRGREDVA; this comes from the coding sequence GTGAAGGCGTCACACGCTGTCACGACGCTCGAGGAGCTGGGTGCCTCCCAATGGGGGCTCATCACCACTGCCCAAGCTCAGGCCTACGGTGTCTCTCGCGTCACCCTGGGCCGGCTGCGCGAGGCCGGCATGGTGCATCCGCTGCGCCGTGGGGTGTACGCCCTGCCCTCGAGCGGTCAGGGTCCGTTACAAGACCTTCGGGCCGCCTGGCTCGCCACGAACCCAGCGGTGCTCGCCGAGGATCGTTTCCACCGCACCGGCGAGTCATTCGATGAGGTGGTGGTCTCTCACCTTTCCGCGGCTGCCGTTCACGGTCTGGGTGACGTGATGCCCACACATCACGAGTTCACGACCCCCCGTCGGCGCACGAGCAGCCACCCCGACGTCGTTTTTCACAGGCGGACCCTAGATGCGGACGAGCTGAGCATTGTTGACGGGCTGTTGGTGACGTCGATCGAGCGAACCGTCACCGATCTGTGCAGCCCCGGCGTCGACCTCGACCACTTCGCCGAGGTCGTGCGCGACGCGTTGGCCCATGGGCACGTCGATGCGCACCGGCTTGCCAACGCCCTCACACCGGGCGCGAAGCGTCTCGGGTTCTCCACGGGGGCTGCTCTCATCGAAGAATGCCTCGAGCGAGCCGGCCTTCCGGCCCCCGTCGTGAACACGCTCCCGCTGTGGCACGCGGCGCTCGTCCGGCAGCTCCAGCAGGCCATGCCCCTCCCGAAGATGGACTTCACTGCACTGTGGTCTTCGACCGGCCTTAACGCGTTGCCGCAGTCGCAATGGCGACAGCTTCAAGAATCCATGCAGCAGATCGCAGCCGAACACGTGCGTGCAGCGACGAGCGACATCGTGAAGCAGCTCGCGATTCCATCCATGCCCCACCTGGGTCTGGCGGCACGCATGACCCCGCCCATCTCGCAACGCGTCATCGACGATGAACATGATGCCGCCGGGCCGGCAGTCCCCCGCGGGCGGGAGGATGTCGCATGA